The Acidobacteriota bacterium nucleotide sequence AGATCTGTTCCGCCTCGTAGGCATCCTCGATGCGCACCTGCAGCAGGCGCCGCCGTTCCGGGTCCATAGTGGTCTCCCAGAGCTGCGAGGGGTTCATCTCGCCGAGCCCCTTGTAGCGCTGGATGGACAGTCCCTTGCGGGCACCGTTGTACAGGTGGTCCAGGGCTTCGTCGACGGTGGAGAAGGTCTCGACCTGTTCACTGTGGATGACCTGGATTTCCTTCGCCGCCAGGGTCAACAGCCCTTCGGCGCTGCCGGCCAGGGCGCGGTACTCGGCGCTGGTCAATAGGTCCCAGCCGAAGCGCACCGGCCGTTCCACCCCGTCTCGCCGGTGGACGAAATCCACCTGGCCGGTACCGCGCTCGGCGTCCAGGCCGACCTCCACCCGCAGGAATCCGGCTTCTGCGAGAGCCGTCGCAAAGCGCTCCAGGCGCGCCGCATCGTCGAACGACTCGCGATCGAACAGTTCCTCGGCCAGGGCCAGGCGCAGCGCCTCGGCGGGATAGCCGCGGGCCGCCAGCCGATCCATGTGCTCGCGGAAGCGCTCCAGCTTTTGCACCAGGTGGGTCAGCCGCACGCCCTGGTACAGCTCTCCCTCGCCGAGGGAAAGCTCCCAGCTATCCTGAATGCGTTCGAGCAGGTAGGCGCGGTACTCCACATCGTCCTTCAGGTACACCTCCCTCTTGCCGCGCGACACCTTGTAGAGCGGCGGCTGGGCGATGTACAGGTGACCACGGTCGATCAACTCCCGCATCTGGCGGAAGAAGAAGGTCAGGATCAGGGTGCGGATGTGGCTGCCGTCGACGTCGGCGTCGCACATGATGATCAGCTTGTGGTAGCGCAGCTTGGCGACATCGAAGTCCTCTTTGCCGATGCCGGTGCCCAAGGCGATGATCATCGTCTTGATCTCGTCCGACGACAACATTTTGTCGAAGCGCGCTTTCTCGACGTTGAGGATCTTGCCCTTTAGGGGCAACACCGCCTGAAATTGCCGGTCCCGGCCCTGCTTGGCGGAACCGCCGGCGGAATCGCCCTCGACCAGGAACAGCTCTGAAAGTTCCGGATTTTTCTCGCTGCAGTCGGCCAGCTTGCCGGGCAGGTTGGAGGAATCGAGGGCGCCCTTGCGGCGGGTCAGCTCGCGCGCCTTGCGCGCCGCCTCGCGGCCGCGCGCCGCCTCGACGCCTTTTTCGACGATGCGCCGGGCGTGCTTGGGGTTCTCTTCGAGGTAGGTCCCCAGGCGATCGTTGACCACCTGCTCAACCCAGCCGCGGATGTCCGACGACACCAGCTTGTCCTTGGTCTGGCTGGAGAACTTGGGATCCTTGATCTTCACCGAGACGATCGCCACCATGCCCTCGCGTACATCGTCGCCGGTCAGGTTCTCCTTCAGATTCTTCGACAGACCGCTCGCCTGCGCGTAAACGTTCAGGGTGCGGGTCAGCGCCGCCTTGAATCCGGAGAGATGGGTGCCGCCGTCGCGATTGTTGATGGTGTTGGTAAAGCAGTGGATCAGTTCCGAGTAGCCGTCGTTCCACTGCAGGGCGACCTCGACGGTCTCCTCGCCGCCGCCGTCGTCGCGCGTGTCGATCAGGTAGATCGGCTCCGGGTGGATGGTGGTCTTGTTGCGGCTCAGATGCTCGACGAAGCTCTGGATACCGCCCTCGTAATAAAACTCCGCTTCCCGGCCGCTGCGCTCGTCCTCCAGCCGGATGCGCACTCCCCGATTGAGGAACGCTTGCTCGCGCAGCCGTTGGGAGAGGGTGTCGTACTGGAAACTGAGCTGGGCGAAGATGGTGGCGTCGGGCCAGAAGCGCACCTTGGTGCCGGTGCGCTCCGTCGAGCCTACCTCCTCGATCGGCTGCTTCGGCACGCCCTGGGAGTACTGCTGGGACCACACTTTGCCGTCGCGCCGGATCTCCAGGTCAAGGGTTTCCGACAGGGCGTTGACCACCGACACGCCCACCCCGTGCAGGCCGCCGGATACCTTGTAGGAGTTCTTGTCGAACTTTCCGCCGGAGTGCAGTTCGGTCATGATGACCTCGGCCGCGGAGCGCCCCTCGGACTTGTGCATATCCACCGGAATACCGCGGCCATCGTCCTCGACGGTGACCGAATTGTCGCCGTGGATGGTCACGTCCACCCGCGTGCTGTAGCCCGCCAAAGCCTCGTCGACGGCGTTGTCGACCAGCTCGAACACCATGTGGTGTAAGCCGGAGAGATCGTCGGTGTCCCCGATGTACATTCCGGGGCGCTTCCGAACCGCCTCTAAACCCTTGAGGACTTTGATGTTATCTGCTGTATACGTCGCCTTTGATTCAGCCAAACCGGGCTCTCCAAGAATCTTCTGACGGATAGGGCGCGAGATCGCGGTCGGAACGTTCGTAACCGCCCCCCGATAATACCACATTCAGTGGTCCTAAAGGGTTTTGCGATCAGTACCTTACGGAAGGTTTGGAAGGGCCTCAGGGGCGAGCCTGCCGCGGTGCACGCGGACCGTCGAGGAGAGGTTGAGAGAGGCCCAGACCTCGGGGCGATTGGAGGAGGCAAGAACCTGCCCCGAAGCATCGACGGAATCGATGAAGGAAGACCACACGGCGGCCAGCGTCGGGGGGGCGAGTTCGGCGTCGAGATCGTCGAGCAGGTAGAGCGGCGAGGTGCCCATCACCCGCCCCTGGGCGGCGGTCATCATCAGACCCAACGTCTTGCGCTCGCCGGCAGAAACGCTGCCGCGCAGCGGATGGCCGTCCCAGGAAAGCACCAGATCGTCGCGGTGCGGTCCCAGCACCGGCTGTCCGCGCTCCCGTTCCGTCCGCTCCAGGCGGGTCAGACGGTCGAGGAGGCCTTCGGAAGTCAACGGACCGTCAGAGCCTTCCTTCGGCGACGGGCGATAGGTGAGCTTTACCGACGGCAGATCGAGCCCCGAGGCGGCAATCCGCTCGGCCAGCGCCGCCGCCAGACGCTCGACCAGCTTCCGGCGACGATGGATGATCTCAGCGCCGGTGACGGCGAGGATCTCGTTCCACGGTCGGAGCGGCGAACGGGTATCGCCATCGCTGAGCAACCGGCGCTTGTGGGAGAGGGCTCGGCGATAGCCGACGAGCACCTCCACCGAGCCGGGCTGCCGGCCGATCACCCCGCGATCGAGAAACCGCCTCCGCGCCTCCGGCGGACCGGTGAACAGATCCGCATCGGCGGCGGTCCAGGAGACCACCGGCAGGGCCGCCAGATGGTCCGACAGCGGTGCCCCGGCCTTGCCGTCGAGCCGTCGCTGCTTGTCGCCAGAAGCGGTCAGCGACACGGCGAGATCGCGCCGTACGGCACCGGGCACCTCGGAATCGACTTCGGCGGTGAGCTCGAAGGACGCGGCGCCGCGCTGGATGCAGTCTGCCAGGCGCTGGGTGCGGAAGCTCTTGGTGGTGGCGAGTAGATAGATCGCCTCCAGCACGCTGGTCTTGCCGGCGCCGTTACCGCCGAAGAGCAGATGGCAGCCCGCACCAGGTTGCCAGGAAACGGGTTCGAGATTGCGAAACTGTAGGGCGTGGAGGGACGACAGCAAGGGGGAGATGCGGGCGGAACTACAGGCGCATCGGCATGATGACGCAGAGATAGCGGCCGTCTTCGGCCCCTTCCGTCTCCGCCACTGGGAAGCCGACACACTGGGTGTTTTCGTCCTTCAACTCCAGGCGTACCCGCTCGGAACCGACGGCGGAAAGGAAATCCCGCAGGTAGTCCGGATTGATGCCGATGCGGAAGGCCGCATCCTTGTAGTCGCAGGGCAGCACTTCCAGGGCGTCGCCCAAATCCGGGTTCTGGGTCTGCACGATCAACTCGTCGGTGTCGAAGCTGAGCTGCACCGTGCGCGCCCGGTCGCCGGTGACGATGGCGACACGCTGCACCGCCGCGGCCAGGTCCGCCACCGGGAACTCGACGTGCTTGTCGTTGTCCTTGGCGATCACCCGCTCGTAGTCCGGGAAGGTGCCCTCGAGAATGCGGCAGATCAGTTCCCGCCGGCCGAGGCGGAACACCACATGGTGCTCGCCGCGCTGCAGGGCCAGAGTGTCACCTCCCTCGAAGCGCTGCAGCTCGTGGAGGGCCTTGCGCGGCACCAGCACCGAATCCTCGCCGGAGGCCGTCTCGATCGCTTCCTCGACCAGGGCGAGGCGCCGGCCGTCGGTGGCCACCATCTCGACGAAACCTTCCTTCACCTTGAGCAGCGCGCCGTTGAGCTGAAAGCGCGACTCTTCGGCGGAAATGGCGAAGAGCACCTTGCCGATCATCCCCTTGAAGGTTTTGAACGGAACCTCGAAGCGCGCGCCTTCGCCGACCTCCGGCAGGGTCGGGAAATCGTCCACCTGGAGAGCGTGGATCTTGAAGCGCGAGCGGCCCCCCTGGATCGACAGCCAGCCCGGCTCTTCCTGGCGCAGGAGCACCTCTTCGCCGTCCATTGAGCGGACGATCTCGATGAACTTCTTGGCCGGCACCGGCAGCGAGCCTTCTTCTTTGACATCCGCCGCGCAGGAAGAGGTCAGCGAGACGTCGAGGTCTGTCGCCGCCAGATGCAGCTTGTCTTGACGCGCCGTCAGCAAGACATGGGACAGCACCGGGATGGTGGTCTTGCGCTCCACGACGCCGAGCATCGGCACCAGCTCGTTGACGAAATCCTGGCGGTTCAGACGAATTTCCATAGGCTCTACTCTCCACTAAAGGGGTTGAATATACAGGATAGTCGTCGATAGTAAAAGGCCTTGCGGAAGGTTCGGAAAACCCATTGAGGAGCTGTCCCTCAAGGCCTTTGGCGATCCACAGAACAGCGGATTTTGACTGTGGACGAGTTGTGGACGGACAGTGGAGAAATCGGCGATCCTCGGCTTTCCACAATCCGTCCGCAGACCTTCCGAAAAAATATCCGAAGGGAAATGGCAGGACTCTGATAGAGGCTTCGCCCATGATTTCAGTGTCCTGCCGTTTTTTGATTTCCAGGGGGCTAGGCGGCCAAGCCGCCGCCTCGCTCTTGTCGAGCTCGGTCGTGGCCGCAGAGTCGCTACTAGCGGAGTTTTTCTTCGAGACTTTCCAGGGTGCGGTCGAGGTCCGCATCGGAGGCGCGGAGCTTGTCGATCTTTTCGACCGAGTACATCACCGTCGAGTGGTGCTTGTTGCCGAACAACTTGCCGATTTCCGGAAAGGACATCTCCGTCAGGCGTTTGCAGAGGTACATGGCGACCTGCCGCGGGAAGGCGATCTGCCGGGCGTTACTCTTGCTCTTGATTTCGCCGACCTTGAGGCCGTAGTGCCGGGCCACCAGCTTGACGATGTCCGCCCCGCCGGTGCGCTGGCGGTCTTCCGGCAGGATGTCCCGCAGGGTTTCCCGGGCAAGGGCCAGGGAGAGCGGCTTGGCGGTGAGCATCGAAAAGGCGATCACCCGGTTTAGCAGCCCTTCGAGTTCGCGCACGTTGCTCCGCACCTGGTGGGCGATGAAATCGGCCACCTCGTCCGGCAGCTCGATCCTCTCGGCCTCGGCTTTGCGCCGCAGGATGGCGATCTTGGTCTCCAGGTCCGGCGGCTGGATGTCGGCGATGAGCCCCCACTCGAAGCGGCTGCGCAGCCGTTCCTCCAGGGTGGGAATCTGTCGCGGTGACGAATCCGACGACAGGATGATCTGTTTCTGGCTGGTGTAGAGGGTGTTGAAGGTGTGGAAAAACTCCTCCTGCGTCCGCTCCTTGTTGGCCAGGAACTGGATGTCGTCGATCAGCAGCACATCGATGGTGCGGTAGCGCTCCCGAAAGGCCGGCATGCGATCGAAGCGGATGGAGTTGATCAGCTCGTTGACGAACTGCTCCGCCGCCAGGTACATCACCTTGAGTTGCGGCCGCTGGGCTTGAATCT carries:
- the recF gene encoding DNA replication and repair protein RecF (All proteins in this family for which functions are known are DNA-binding proteins that assist the filamentation of RecA onto DNA for the initiation of recombination or recombinational repair.), which encodes MLSSLHALQFRNLEPVSWQPGAGCHLLFGGNGAGKTSVLEAIYLLATTKSFRTQRLADCIQRGAASFELTAEVDSEVPGAVRRDLAVSLTASGDKQRRLDGKAGAPLSDHLAALPVVSWTAADADLFTGPPEARRRFLDRGVIGRQPGSVEVLVGYRRALSHKRRLLSDGDTRSPLRPWNEILAVTGAEIIHRRRKLVERLAAALAERIAASGLDLPSVKLTYRPSPKEGSDGPLTSEGLLDRLTRLERTERERGQPVLGPHRDDLVLSWDGHPLRGSVSAGERKTLGLMMTAAQGRVMGTSPLYLLDDLDAELAPPTLAAVWSSFIDSVDASGQVLASSNRPEVWASLNLSSTVRVHRGRLAPEALPNLP
- the gyrB gene encoding DNA topoisomerase (ATP-hydrolyzing) subunit B translates to MAESKATYTADNIKVLKGLEAVRKRPGMYIGDTDDLSGLHHMVFELVDNAVDEALAGYSTRVDVTIHGDNSVTVEDDGRGIPVDMHKSEGRSAAEVIMTELHSGGKFDKNSYKVSGGLHGVGVSVVNALSETLDLEIRRDGKVWSQQYSQGVPKQPIEEVGSTERTGTKVRFWPDATIFAQLSFQYDTLSQRLREQAFLNRGVRIRLEDERSGREAEFYYEGGIQSFVEHLSRNKTTIHPEPIYLIDTRDDGGGEETVEVALQWNDGYSELIHCFTNTINNRDGGTHLSGFKAALTRTLNVYAQASGLSKNLKENLTGDDVREGMVAIVSVKIKDPKFSSQTKDKLVSSDIRGWVEQVVNDRLGTYLEENPKHARRIVEKGVEAARGREAARKARELTRRKGALDSSNLPGKLADCSEKNPELSELFLVEGDSAGGSAKQGRDRQFQAVLPLKGKILNVEKARFDKMLSSDEIKTMIIALGTGIGKEDFDVAKLRYHKLIIMCDADVDGSHIRTLILTFFFRQMRELIDRGHLYIAQPPLYKVSRGKREVYLKDDVEYRAYLLERIQDSWELSLGEGELYQGVRLTHLVQKLERFREHMDRLAARGYPAEALRLALAEELFDRESFDDAARLERFATALAEAGFLRVEVGLDAERGTGQVDFVHRRDGVERPVRFGWDLLTSAEYRALAGSAEGLLTLAAKEIQVIHSEQVETFSTVDEALDHLYNGARKGLSIQRYKGLGEMNPSQLWETTMDPERRRLLQVRIEDAYEAEQIFTTLMGDLVEPRRQFIQDNALEVKNLDV
- the dnaA gene encoding chromosomal replication initiator protein DnaA, encoding MSPSVWSRLRRQLEQQLDPDEFSTWFGPLKVQSENSETLVLEVPNARFLHTLEESYRPTVDHAIAGLDGAPMKVLFSIEERGAIVDAGKDDKPLPGEQENGTASTSRRQGQFDLRYIFDSFVVGNSNQFAHAAARAVAESPSHSYNPLFLYGGVGLGKTHLLHAIGHEIQAQRPQLKVMYLAAEQFVNELINSIRFDRMPAFRERYRTIDVLLIDDIQFLANKERTQEEFFHTFNTLYTSQKQIILSSDSSPRQIPTLEERLRSRFEWGLIADIQPPDLETKIAILRRKAEAERIELPDEVADFIAHQVRSNVRELEGLLNRVIAFSMLTAKPLSLALARETLRDILPEDRQRTGGADIVKLVARHYGLKVGEIKSKSNARQIAFPRQVAMYLCKRLTEMSFPEIGKLFGNKHHSTVMYSVEKIDKLRASDADLDRTLESLEEKLR
- the dnaN gene encoding DNA polymerase III subunit beta, encoding MEIRLNRQDFVNELVPMLGVVERKTTIPVLSHVLLTARQDKLHLAATDLDVSLTSSCAADVKEEGSLPVPAKKFIEIVRSMDGEEVLLRQEEPGWLSIQGGRSRFKIHALQVDDFPTLPEVGEGARFEVPFKTFKGMIGKVLFAISAEESRFQLNGALLKVKEGFVEMVATDGRRLALVEEAIETASGEDSVLVPRKALHELQRFEGGDTLALQRGEHHVVFRLGRRELICRILEGTFPDYERVIAKDNDKHVEFPVADLAAAVQRVAIVTGDRARTVQLSFDTDELIVQTQNPDLGDALEVLPCDYKDAAFRIGINPDYLRDFLSAVGSERVRLELKDENTQCVGFPVAETEGAEDGRYLCVIMPMRL